A single Brooklawnia cerclae DNA region contains:
- a CDS encoding ABC transporter ATP-binding protein, whose translation MLIKLINRYIRPYSGLLIGVLVAQLVATASSLYLPSLNASIIDDGVANGDTGYIWSHGGIMLAVSLTQALCQIAAAYFGAKAAMLFGRDVRSAVFNRTLSFSTREINQFGAPSLITRTTNDVQQVQMLVLMTCVMMISAPITMIGGVFMALREDRVLSWLILVAVIVLGGVIGILVTRMTPLFQSQQTKIDTLNRVVREQITGIRVIRAFGREPLERERFRGANYDLMRLGFSIGTLFAVLFPFVMLVMNLGSVGVMWFGGMRIDAGDMQVGQLTAFITYLMQILMSVMMATMMVMMAPRAAVCATRIMEVLDTSSSVVPSSEPVTELSEHGTVRFEDVGFAYPGAEAPVLTGITFDMRPGQTTAIVGSTGSGKTTLVNLIPRLFDVTTGRVLVDGVDVRDIAPEALWARIGLVPQKAYLFSGTIASNLRHGDPAATDESMWQALDVAQASDFVSELDGGLEAPVAQGGTNVSGGQRQRLSIARALVKSPEIYVFDDAFSALDVATDARLRAALSSLTSEAAVLIVAQRVSTIRQADQIIVLEDGHIVGIGNHDDLMDSCPTYREIVESQLNATEAAA comes from the coding sequence ATGCTGATCAAACTCATCAACCGCTACATCAGGCCGTATTCGGGCCTGCTCATCGGCGTGCTGGTCGCGCAGCTGGTGGCGACAGCGTCATCGCTGTACCTGCCCAGCCTCAACGCCAGCATCATCGACGACGGCGTCGCCAACGGCGACACCGGCTACATCTGGAGCCACGGCGGCATCATGCTCGCCGTGTCCCTCACCCAGGCGCTGTGTCAGATCGCCGCCGCCTACTTCGGCGCGAAGGCCGCCATGCTGTTCGGACGCGACGTGCGATCCGCCGTGTTCAACCGGACGCTGTCGTTCAGCACCCGCGAGATCAACCAGTTCGGCGCCCCGAGCCTGATCACCAGGACGACCAACGACGTCCAGCAGGTGCAGATGCTCGTCCTGATGACCTGCGTCATGATGATCTCCGCCCCGATCACGATGATCGGCGGTGTGTTCATGGCGCTGCGCGAGGACCGCGTCCTGAGCTGGCTGATCCTCGTCGCGGTCATCGTGCTGGGTGGGGTGATCGGCATCCTGGTCACACGGATGACCCCGCTGTTCCAGTCGCAGCAGACGAAGATCGACACCCTCAACCGTGTCGTGCGCGAGCAGATCACCGGCATCCGTGTGATCCGTGCGTTCGGACGTGAGCCACTCGAACGCGAGCGGTTCCGCGGCGCGAACTACGACCTCATGCGGCTCGGCTTCTCGATCGGCACCCTGTTCGCGGTGCTCTTCCCGTTCGTCATGCTCGTCATGAACCTCGGCAGCGTCGGGGTGATGTGGTTCGGCGGCATGCGCATCGACGCCGGCGACATGCAGGTGGGCCAGCTGACCGCCTTCATCACCTATCTCATGCAGATCCTCATGAGCGTGATGATGGCCACGATGATGGTGATGATGGCCCCGCGTGCGGCCGTCTGTGCCACCCGCATCATGGAGGTGCTCGACACCTCCTCCAGCGTCGTCCCGTCGTCCGAGCCCGTCACCGAGCTGTCCGAACACGGCACCGTGCGGTTCGAGGACGTCGGCTTCGCCTACCCCGGCGCGGAAGCGCCGGTGCTGACCGGCATCACCTTCGACATGCGTCCCGGCCAGACCACCGCGATCGTCGGCTCCACCGGGTCGGGGAAGACCACCCTGGTCAACCTCATCCCGCGCCTGTTCGACGTCACCACCGGCCGGGTGCTCGTCGACGGGGTGGACGTCCGCGACATCGCCCCTGAGGCACTGTGGGCACGCATCGGGCTCGTCCCGCAGAAGGCCTACCTGTTCAGCGGCACCATCGCCTCGAACCTGCGGCACGGCGACCCCGCGGCCACCGACGAATCCATGTGGCAGGCCCTGGACGTCGCCCAGGCATCCGACTTCGTCTCCGAACTGGACGGCGGCCTCGAGGCACCCGTCGCCCAGGGAGGCACCAACGTCTCCGGCGGTCAGCGCCAACGGCTGTCGATCGCCCGGGCCCTGGTCAAGTCGCCCGAGATCTACGTCTTCGACGACGCCTTCAGCGCGCTGGACGTCGCGACCGACGCCCGCCTCCGCGCGGCGCTGTCGTCCCTCACCAGCGAGGCCGCCGTGCTGATCGTGGCCCAGCGGGTCTCCACCATCCGGCAGGCCGACCAGATCATCGTCCTGGAGGACGGGCACATAGTGGGCATCGGCAATCACGACGATCTGATGGACTCCTGCCCCACCTATCGCGAGATCGTCGAATCCCAACTGAACGCGACGGAGGCCGCAGCATGA
- a CDS encoding ABC transporter ATP-binding protein — MSTETSREEHRVTRANARPKIGPARRTGGPGPMGGQGVAEKAVSFGPSLRRLLGMMRPERLVFAVVIVMGIASVVGNVVGPKILGKATDVIFTGVVGKNLPAGVTKEQVIEMLRQAGNSQLADMVSGMNVIPGQGIDFTALGHWLLLALALYAAAAVLGFIQQFLLIRGVQRTVYRMRNLVNEKMDRLPLAYFDRQPRGELLSRITNDMDNVQQTLQQTLGQLLNSILTVIGVAVMMFTVSPMLAWLTLAIIPVAGVASVLIGKQAQKQFTSMWARTGELNGEVEEAYTGHALVKVFGRQHEVAAVFDDTNEKLFASSFRAQLISAIIMPVNFFIGNLNYVAIAVVGGLQVANGRMPLGNVQAFIQYSRMFTQPMTQIASMANLLQSGVASAERVFEVLDADEQAPDTEGALPETVEGHVEFRDVDFSYSADRPLIQRLSLEARPGQTIAIVGPTGAGKTTLVNLLERFYEIQGGQILLDGVDITSVPRADLRGKLGMVLQDTWLFGGTIRDNIAYGRPGATTDEVIDAAKAAHVDRFVHQLPHGYDTVINDEGTNISAGEKQLITIARAFIADPEVLILDEATSSVDTRTEVLVQQAMTRLRSGRTSFVIAHRLSTIRDADLILVMEHGAIVEQGTHDELLETKGAYHDLYQSQFAAAIEDAA; from the coding sequence ATGAGCACAGAGACGTCGCGCGAGGAACATCGCGTCACCCGGGCCAACGCCCGGCCCAAGATCGGCCCCGCCCGGCGCACGGGCGGTCCCGGCCCCATGGGCGGCCAGGGCGTCGCCGAGAAGGCCGTCTCGTTCGGGCCGTCGCTCCGGCGGCTGCTCGGCATGATGCGGCCCGAGCGGCTGGTGTTCGCCGTGGTCATCGTCATGGGCATCGCCTCGGTGGTGGGCAACGTCGTGGGGCCGAAGATCCTCGGCAAGGCGACCGACGTCATCTTCACCGGCGTCGTCGGCAAGAACCTGCCCGCCGGGGTGACCAAGGAACAGGTCATCGAGATGCTCCGCCAGGCCGGCAACAGCCAGCTCGCCGACATGGTCAGCGGCATGAACGTCATCCCCGGGCAGGGCATCGACTTCACCGCGCTGGGCCACTGGCTGCTGCTCGCGCTGGCACTGTACGCCGCGGCGGCGGTGCTCGGGTTCATCCAGCAGTTCCTGCTGATCAGGGGCGTGCAGCGCACGGTCTACCGCATGCGCAACCTCGTCAACGAGAAGATGGACCGGCTGCCGCTGGCCTACTTCGACCGCCAGCCGCGTGGCGAGCTGCTCAGCCGCATCACCAACGACATGGACAACGTGCAACAGACCCTGCAGCAGACGCTGGGGCAACTGCTGAACTCCATCCTCACGGTGATCGGCGTCGCGGTCATGATGTTCACCGTCAGCCCCATGCTGGCGTGGCTGACACTGGCGATCATCCCGGTGGCCGGGGTGGCCTCCGTCCTGATCGGCAAGCAGGCTCAGAAGCAGTTCACCAGCATGTGGGCCAGGACCGGCGAGCTGAACGGCGAGGTCGAGGAGGCATACACCGGACACGCGCTGGTCAAGGTCTTCGGACGCCAGCACGAGGTGGCCGCGGTGTTCGACGACACCAACGAGAAGCTGTTCGCGTCCTCGTTCCGGGCACAGCTAATCTCCGCGATCATCATGCCGGTCAACTTCTTCATCGGGAACCTCAACTACGTGGCCATCGCCGTCGTCGGAGGCCTGCAGGTGGCGAACGGACGTATGCCGCTCGGCAACGTCCAGGCGTTCATCCAGTACTCGCGGATGTTCACCCAGCCCATGACCCAGATCGCGTCGATGGCCAACCTGCTCCAGTCGGGTGTTGCCTCGGCCGAGCGGGTCTTCGAGGTGCTCGACGCCGACGAGCAGGCCCCCGACACCGAGGGTGCTCTGCCCGAGACGGTGGAGGGCCACGTGGAGTTCCGCGACGTCGACTTCAGCTACAGCGCCGACCGGCCGCTCATCCAGCGCCTGTCGCTGGAGGCGCGCCCCGGCCAGACCATCGCCATCGTCGGGCCCACCGGGGCCGGCAAGACCACGCTGGTCAACCTGCTGGAGCGGTTCTACGAGATCCAGGGCGGGCAGATCCTGCTCGACGGGGTCGACATCACGTCGGTGCCCCGCGCCGATCTGCGCGGCAAGCTCGGAATGGTGTTGCAGGACACCTGGCTGTTCGGGGGGACGATCCGCGACAACATCGCCTACGGCCGCCCGGGAGCGACCACCGACGAGGTGATCGACGCGGCGAAAGCCGCGCACGTCGACCGTTTCGTCCACCAGCTCCCCCACGGCTACGACACCGTGATCAACGACGAGGGGACCAACATCTCCGCCGGCGAGAAACAGCTGATCACCATCGCGCGAGCGTTCATCGCCGACCCCGAGGTGCTCATCCTGGACGAGGCGACCTCCAGCGTCGACACCCGCACCGAGGTGCTCGTCCAGCAGGCGATGACGCGGCTTCGCTCGGGGCGCACGAGCTTCGTGATCGCCCACCGGCTGAGCACGATCCGTGACGCCGACCTCATCCTCGTGATGGAGCACGGCGCGATCGTCGAACAGGGAACCCACGACGAACTGCTGGAGACCAAGGGCGCCTACCACGACCTCTACCAGTCGCAGTTCGCCGCCGCGATCGAGGACGCCGCCTGA
- a CDS encoding phosphoenolpyruvate carboxykinase (GTP) encodes MTVETTETRQETTKGAPEGGEASLTQGIPTIGEVPRLARLVEWVARVAELTRPAAIRYCDGSETEWHELVDLLVDKGCATRLAEDRFPNSIYVRTDPDDVARVEDQTFICSVREEDAGPLNNWMNPRAMKRIMRGLYEGCMEGRTMYVIPFCMGPLDAVDPKFGVEVTDSPYVVCSMRIMTRMGRPALDEMVQRDAAFVPCLHSVGLPLPPGTKDVTWPCDSQHVYISHFPEERTVWSYGSGYGGNSLLGKKCYALRIASVMARDEGWLAEHMLILKLTSPQGKTYHICAAFPSACGKTNLAMIRPTIPGWKAETIGDDIAWMRFGPDGRLYAVNPETGFFGVAPGTGDATNPNAMATIREGNSIFTNVALTDDGGVWWEGMTEQVPEHLMDWRGRSWTREYGPEGGRHTDKAAHPNSRFTTPTKQCPTLAEEFDSPRGVPIDIMIFGGRRENTIPLVNEAHDWQHGVFLGATCSSETTAAAVGMVGVVRRDPMAMRPFIGYHVGDYLEHWLKIGRTHDRSRLPRIFYVNWFLKDAQGRFLWPGFGDNSRVLKWMIDRLEGRVDAIQTPIGLLPKPEDIDVNGLDIDPATVRMVTRFVPHEWVDELPRIGQWFDFLGDKLPTELDEEYARLRSGVLKACEREPRPR; translated from the coding sequence ATGACCGTTGAAACCACCGAAACCAGACAGGAAACCACGAAGGGCGCCCCCGAAGGAGGCGAAGCCTCCCTCACCCAGGGCATTCCGACCATCGGTGAGGTGCCCCGTCTCGCCCGGCTCGTCGAGTGGGTGGCCCGGGTGGCCGAGCTCACCCGCCCTGCGGCCATCCGCTACTGCGACGGCTCTGAGACCGAGTGGCACGAGCTCGTCGACCTGCTCGTCGACAAGGGCTGTGCGACCAGGCTCGCCGAGGACAGGTTCCCGAACTCCATCTACGTGCGTACCGATCCCGACGATGTGGCCCGTGTCGAGGACCAGACCTTCATCTGCTCGGTGCGTGAGGAGGACGCGGGGCCGCTGAACAACTGGATGAACCCTCGCGCCATGAAGCGCATCATGCGCGGCCTCTACGAGGGCTGCATGGAGGGCCGGACGATGTACGTCATCCCCTTCTGCATGGGTCCACTGGACGCGGTCGATCCGAAGTTCGGCGTCGAGGTCACGGACTCGCCCTACGTGGTGTGCAGCATGCGCATCATGACCCGCATGGGCCGGCCCGCCCTGGACGAGATGGTCCAGCGGGACGCGGCCTTCGTCCCCTGTCTGCATTCGGTCGGGCTCCCCCTGCCCCCGGGAACCAAGGACGTGACCTGGCCGTGCGACAGCCAGCACGTCTACATCTCGCACTTCCCCGAGGAACGGACCGTGTGGTCGTACGGCTCGGGCTACGGGGGAAACTCCCTGCTCGGGAAGAAGTGCTACGCCCTGCGCATCGCCTCGGTCATGGCCCGGGACGAGGGCTGGCTCGCCGAGCACATGCTGATCCTCAAGCTCACCAGCCCGCAGGGCAAGACGTATCACATCTGTGCGGCCTTCCCGAGCGCCTGCGGCAAGACCAATCTCGCCATGATCCGGCCCACCATCCCGGGTTGGAAGGCCGAGACGATCGGGGACGACATCGCGTGGATGCGCTTCGGGCCCGACGGGCGCCTGTACGCGGTCAACCCCGAGACCGGCTTCTTCGGGGTCGCCCCGGGAACGGGCGACGCCACCAACCCGAACGCGATGGCCACGATCCGCGAGGGCAACTCGATCTTCACCAATGTCGCGCTGACCGACGACGGCGGCGTCTGGTGGGAGGGGATGACCGAGCAGGTGCCCGAGCACCTCATGGACTGGCGAGGGCGTTCGTGGACGCGCGAGTACGGCCCGGAGGGCGGCAGGCACACGGACAAGGCCGCGCACCCGAACAGCCGCTTCACCACGCCGACCAAGCAATGCCCGACCCTGGCCGAGGAGTTCGACTCGCCGCGTGGGGTGCCGATCGACATCATGATCTTCGGCGGACGCCGCGAGAACACGATTCCCCTGGTCAACGAGGCCCACGACTGGCAGCACGGGGTGTTCCTCGGTGCGACGTGCAGTTCGGAGACGACTGCCGCCGCGGTGGGCATGGTCGGCGTGGTCCGGCGCGACCCGATGGCCATGCGCCCGTTCATCGGCTATCACGTGGGCGACTACCTGGAGCACTGGCTCAAGATCGGCCGTACGCACGACCGCAGCCGACTGCCGCGCATCTTCTACGTGAACTGGTTCCTGAAGGACGCCCAGGGCCGGTTCCTGTGGCCGGGATTCGGCGACAACAGCCGCGTCCTCAAGTGGATGATCGACCGGCTGGAGGGCCGGGTCGACGCGATCCAGACGCCGATCGGCCTGTTGCCGAAGCCGGAGGACATCGACGTGAACGGCCTCGACATCGATCCGGCGACGGTCCGGATGGTGACGCGGTTCGTCCCCCACGAGTGGGTGGACGAGCTCCCGCGCATTGGGCAGTGGTTCGACTTCCTGGGTGACAAGCTCCCGACCGAACTGGACGAGGAGTACGCCCGGTTGCGGTCAGGGGTGCTGAAGGCCTGCGAACGGGAGCCGAGGCCCCGGTGA
- a CDS encoding FtsX-like permease family protein, with amino-acid sequence MRTQPRRLVSTAVAIALGVAFLAATLLTTATLTKAIERAAAGVVGDAVAVVEPGSDYDAPGIPQTAVDALAGIDGVDQVRPVAQASMVQTSGGRQRVVTAETTPPLSSETTLTAGGLPERQGEVAINAALADAADLSVGDDLFLEPFGGEPVTAHIVGIVEPGLDATPQPSQAYVYASSADVMAWGGLDGYSTVYLYGSGDPQAVRDAALAVTGIAGTSAVVRTGADQVEHLVDRYSQGGDELTAFLLAIVSISLFVSALVIANSFAIMVTQRTQQLALLRCVGATRGQVFGMVVREALVVAVVASAAGVGLGVGLGAVLLTVLGGSTNIPVTSVAITWPTLVVPVLVGTAVTVVAALAPARRATRVLPVAALRPLSPAPARSRAGIARIAVGTVLVVGGAAALVVGYREMSLASGILGGLVSFVGVLMVAGLVVPALVRLVGAPLRRLAGAPAELAVGNVRRNPGRAASTASALLVGVTLITTLVVGAATGQATVNRAIDEEFPTDVQVSADESLDDAMIARIGQTEGVAAVERVAASRAVTLEHPDGQPVSDAAVMGVGPQIAQVLRFPGYIDGLDDGVVLLDESLGVSDGERLTATSANGSITLVADVSPDHGASPVVTLDDLTRLDPQATVGAFVRFDDGSDPATVIDDLNGVVGQIPGGVADGPAIMREQIQQVIDAVLVVLTGLLAISVVIALVGVGNTLGLSVIERTQEIGLLRAIGGTRAQVRSMFSLEAVLLALVSGLLGIGLGIGYGIAGVGALLSDLTDVAVDLPWPRLLLVFAVAVVAGWVASIVPARRAASITPTAAMVAE; translated from the coding sequence GTGCGCACCCAACCTCGCAGGCTGGTGTCGACCGCGGTCGCCATCGCCCTCGGTGTCGCCTTCCTCGCCGCGACGCTCCTCACCACCGCAACCCTCACCAAGGCCATCGAGCGTGCCGCGGCCGGTGTGGTCGGCGATGCCGTCGCCGTCGTCGAACCGGGCTCGGACTACGACGCTCCGGGCATTCCGCAGACCGCCGTCGACGCGCTGGCCGGCATCGACGGGGTGGACCAGGTCCGCCCCGTCGCCCAGGCGTCCATGGTCCAGACCTCGGGCGGCCGTCAGCGCGTCGTGACCGCCGAGACGACTCCGCCGCTGAGTTCCGAGACCACTCTGACCGCCGGGGGTCTGCCCGAACGACAGGGGGAGGTCGCCATCAACGCGGCCTTGGCCGACGCGGCCGATCTGTCGGTCGGTGACGACCTGTTCCTGGAGCCCTTCGGCGGCGAGCCGGTGACCGCCCACATCGTCGGCATCGTGGAGCCCGGGCTGGACGCCACCCCGCAACCCTCTCAGGCGTACGTCTACGCGTCCAGTGCCGATGTGATGGCGTGGGGCGGGCTCGACGGCTACAGCACCGTCTACCTCTACGGCTCCGGTGACCCCCAGGCGGTCCGGGACGCGGCCCTGGCGGTCACGGGCATCGCCGGCACCTCGGCCGTCGTGCGCACAGGCGCCGACCAGGTCGAGCACCTGGTCGACCGGTACAGCCAGGGCGGCGACGAGCTGACGGCGTTCCTGTTGGCCATCGTGTCCATCTCGCTGTTCGTGTCGGCCCTGGTCATCGCCAACAGCTTCGCCATCATGGTGACGCAGCGCACCCAGCAGCTCGCCCTACTGCGGTGCGTGGGGGCCACACGCGGGCAGGTCTTCGGCATGGTCGTGCGCGAGGCCCTCGTCGTCGCGGTGGTGGCATCAGCCGCGGGCGTGGGGTTGGGCGTCGGCCTCGGCGCGGTCCTGCTCACCGTGCTGGGCGGGAGCACGAACATCCCCGTCACCAGCGTGGCGATCACCTGGCCCACGCTCGTGGTGCCCGTCCTCGTCGGAACCGCCGTGACGGTCGTCGCGGCCCTCGCGCCGGCGCGACGGGCCACCAGGGTGCTCCCGGTGGCCGCGCTGCGCCCGCTGTCGCCGGCACCGGCGCGTTCGCGCGCCGGGATAGCGCGTATCGCCGTCGGGACCGTGCTGGTGGTCGGTGGGGCAGCGGCACTGGTCGTGGGCTACCGCGAGATGTCGCTGGCATCCGGGATCCTCGGCGGACTGGTGAGCTTCGTCGGCGTTCTCATGGTCGCGGGCTTGGTCGTCCCCGCCCTGGTCAGGCTGGTCGGGGCGCCGCTGCGCCGGCTCGCCGGGGCTCCCGCCGAACTCGCGGTGGGCAACGTGCGGCGCAACCCCGGGCGTGCGGCGAGCACGGCCAGCGCGCTGCTGGTCGGCGTGACGCTGATCACCACGCTGGTCGTCGGGGCCGCCACGGGGCAGGCGACCGTCAACCGCGCGATCGACGAGGAGTTCCCCACCGACGTCCAGGTCTCGGCCGACGAGTCGCTGGACGACGCCATGATCGCCCGCATCGGGCAGACCGAGGGCGTGGCCGCCGTGGAGCGGGTGGCGGCCTCCCGGGCCGTCACGCTGGAGCATCCAGACGGGCAGCCGGTCTCCGATGCCGCCGTCATGGGCGTCGGGCCGCAGATCGCGCAGGTGCTGCGCTTCCCCGGCTACATCGACGGGTTGGACGACGGCGTCGTCCTGCTGGACGAGAGCCTCGGTGTCTCCGACGGGGAGCGGCTCACGGCGACCTCGGCGAACGGGTCGATCACGCTGGTCGCCGACGTGAGCCCGGACCACGGCGCAAGCCCGGTAGTGACGCTCGACGACCTCACGCGGCTCGATCCGCAGGCGACGGTGGGTGCGTTCGTCCGCTTCGACGACGGCTCCGACCCGGCTACGGTCATCGACGATCTGAACGGGGTCGTGGGTCAGATTCCCGGTGGCGTCGCCGACGGGCCGGCCATCATGCGGGAACAGATCCAGCAGGTCATCGACGCCGTCCTGGTCGTCCTCACCGGGCTGTTGGCGATCTCGGTCGTGATCGCCCTGGTCGGGGTGGGCAACACCCTGGGCCTGTCGGTGATCGAGCGGACTCAGGAGATCGGTCTGCTGCGCGCGATCGGCGGAACCCGCGCGCAGGTGCGGTCGATGTTCAGCCTCGAGGCGGTGCTGCTGGCCCTGGTGTCGGGCCTGCTGGGCATCGGCCTGGGGATCGGGTACGGCATCGCCGGTGTGGGGGCGCTGCTCTCCGACCTCACCGACGTGGCGGTGGACCTGCCCTGGCCGCGGCTGCTGCTCGTGTTCGCGGTGGCCGTCGTCGCGGGTTGGGTCGCCTCGATCGTGCCGGCCCGCAGGGCCGCGTCCATCACGCCGACAGCGGCGATGGTCGCGGAGTAG
- a CDS encoding ABC transporter ATP-binding protein has translation MSSPTFSPAPPSAPTSGPALRTQDLTKVYGTGETVIRALDHVSVEFDRGMFTAIMGPSGSGKSTLMHCAAGLDSVTSGRAWIGNTEITSLGDRELTLVRRERVGFVFQAFNLLPTGTAEENIVLPLRLAGRKPDREWFDHIVRVLGIQDRLSHRPGEMSGGQQQRVAVARALITRPDVIFADEPTGALDSASGADLLDFLRRSVRELGQTIIMVTHDPRAAGYADRVITLTDGQISGDRIVDPAGPGHTEQGR, from the coding sequence ATGAGTTCACCGACCTTCTCCCCAGCACCTCCGTCCGCCCCGACGTCCGGCCCGGCACTGCGAACCCAGGACCTCACCAAGGTCTACGGAACCGGCGAGACCGTGATCCGGGCACTCGACCACGTCAGCGTCGAGTTCGACCGGGGCATGTTCACCGCGATCATGGGCCCGTCCGGCTCCGGCAAGTCGACCCTCATGCACTGCGCGGCAGGGCTCGATTCCGTCACGAGCGGCCGGGCCTGGATCGGGAACACCGAGATCACCTCCCTGGGTGACCGCGAGCTCACCCTCGTCCGCCGGGAGCGCGTTGGCTTCGTCTTCCAGGCGTTCAACCTGCTCCCGACGGGCACCGCCGAGGAGAACATCGTCCTGCCGCTGCGGCTCGCAGGGCGCAAACCCGACCGCGAGTGGTTCGACCACATCGTCCGCGTCCTCGGCATTCAGGACCGGCTGTCCCATCGCCCCGGTGAGATGTCGGGCGGCCAGCAGCAGCGCGTCGCCGTGGCGCGGGCACTGATCACGCGTCCCGACGTGATCTTCGCGGACGAGCCGACGGGCGCGCTCGACTCGGCCTCGGGGGCCGACTTGCTCGACTTCCTGCGCCGCAGCGTCCGCGAACTGGGGCAGACGATCATCATGGTCACCCACGACCCCCGGGCGGCGGGGTACGCCGACCGCGTCATCACCCTCACCGACGGCCAGATCTCCGGTGACCGGATCGTCGATCCCGCAGGTCCGGGGCACACGGAACAGGGGCGGTGA
- a CDS encoding NrtR DNA-binding winged helix domain-containing protein — protein sequence MDGQAVSAELLAVVVAMVEGEPCVLTLGAPPRLPAGPLMPGHRSLQTATRAWVEEQTGRTLGYLEQLYTFAGVDRAEAPGRRISISYLGLTTPDDSTGIGRWHPWYDLLPWEDLRSGAGLPATVVPSLTAWTQSDPAFAGNRRQRCAITFGLDGQPWQPDLVLQRYELLYEVGLLPESPAEWRLPDTDLVPGERMVGDHRRVLATGLARLRAKIQYRPVVFELMAPDFTLRQLQDCVEALAGTVIHTQNFRRLVEQQELVEETGGVDASTGGRPARLYRFRRQVLQQRSVAGTKLPAARVR from the coding sequence GTGGACGGACAGGCGGTGTCGGCCGAACTACTCGCCGTCGTGGTGGCGATGGTGGAGGGCGAGCCCTGCGTCCTCACCCTGGGAGCCCCCCCGAGGCTGCCCGCCGGGCCGCTCATGCCCGGCCATCGTTCCCTGCAGACCGCCACCCGGGCCTGGGTCGAGGAGCAGACCGGCCGGACGCTCGGCTACCTCGAGCAGCTGTACACCTTCGCCGGGGTCGACCGCGCCGAGGCCCCGGGACGCCGCATCTCGATCTCCTATCTCGGTCTGACCACGCCGGACGACAGCACCGGCATCGGCCGTTGGCATCCGTGGTACGACCTGCTGCCGTGGGAGGACCTGCGGTCGGGGGCCGGGCTGCCCGCAACCGTGGTGCCCAGCCTCACCGCCTGGACCCAGAGCGATCCGGCCTTCGCGGGGAATCGGCGGCAGCGGTGCGCCATCACGTTCGGGTTGGACGGGCAGCCCTGGCAGCCCGACCTCGTCCTGCAGCGTTACGAGCTCCTGTACGAGGTGGGGCTGCTGCCCGAGTCGCCCGCGGAGTGGCGGCTTCCGGACACGGACCTGGTTCCCGGAGAGCGCATGGTGGGTGACCATCGCAGGGTGCTCGCCACCGGGCTGGCCCGGCTACGCGCGAAGATCCAGTACCGGCCGGTGGTGTTCGAGCTGATGGCACCCGATTTCACCCTGCGCCAGCTGCAGGACTGCGTGGAGGCGCTCGCCGGGACCGTCATCCACACGCAGAACTTCCGGCGGCTGGTCGAGCAGCAGGAACTCGTCGAGGAGACCGGGGGTGTGGACGCGTCCACCGGCGGCCGACCGGCGAGGCTCT